One Kineococcus radiotolerans SRS30216 = ATCC BAA-149 DNA window includes the following coding sequences:
- a CDS encoding putative bifunctional diguanylate cyclase/phosphodiesterase, translating into MIAPVPRTAHLTRVLAGATALGCAGVLLVPAWRSGAVVVASVLSVLLVAVGTAVHRPRGAAWPLLGLMLALWGAGGLLVQDRGHLDAWSTGLVWAGQAVAAGVVAHVGRSAARRSERSAGDRLDLVVTATVLALVAAQLVAVVVAGRGDAGGVAVATVDVVLLGVLVRFTLTRRGLSTSSRLLLVGALLTIAYDLTSALHGRRLALPGEPAQVLGVSCVLVLGLAALHPTMTRAFAAETFARGRRPSGALLGMLPLVLVPAATWGVARVSGVPGLPGWTVPVTGAVVAGLCLLRAAAALRSSEHLAEHDPLTDLANRRGLERAYDERDPGVPHSLLLIDLDEFKQVNDTHGHDVGDALLREVRDRLTGAAAPSGLVARLGGDEFVVLVPTADAEAVAQRVLNHLEAPVVVDHLVLRVGASVGLADDESPDGGLLPLAGLLTHADVAMYAAKGAGGGRVAPFHPDLRSAVAHRYTLGGEIRQLLAGRAPEVRHLEIHYQPLVDLRSGRAVGAEALVRWRHPLRGLLSPGEFLELVNDNDLDSTLDTVVLDDVLDQVARWRDQGRAVLPVSVNLTPDSLREEDLAARVLASLARAGVPAPLLHLEITEHERLHEDGPASRTLGLLHEAGVHVHLDDYGAGWTSLDYLRRFPVRLLKLDRSVVSTVTGDGAPLVAGVQAMAAALDLDVLAEGVETPGQRDRLLELGIRYGQGYLFSRPLPAAEYAEGFLPPADADGAADPAADPAGAPPAGRPRAAVSAAPSAPAAG; encoded by the coding sequence GTGATCGCTCCGGTGCCGCGCACCGCCCACCTCACCCGCGTCCTGGCCGGGGCCACCGCCCTGGGCTGCGCCGGGGTGCTCCTGGTGCCGGCCTGGCGCTCCGGCGCCGTCGTGGTGGCCTCGGTCCTCTCGGTGCTGCTCGTCGCGGTGGGGACCGCGGTGCACCGCCCGCGCGGGGCCGCGTGGCCGCTGCTGGGCCTCATGCTCGCCCTGTGGGGCGCCGGCGGCCTGCTCGTCCAGGACCGGGGGCACCTCGACGCCTGGTCGACGGGGCTGGTCTGGGCCGGGCAGGCGGTGGCCGCGGGCGTCGTCGCCCACGTGGGCCGCAGCGCCGCCCGCCGCTCGGAGCGCTCCGCCGGGGACCGGCTGGACCTCGTGGTCACCGCGACCGTCCTGGCCCTCGTCGCCGCCCAGCTCGTCGCGGTCGTCGTCGCCGGCCGCGGGGACGCCGGAGGGGTCGCGGTGGCCACCGTCGACGTCGTGCTCCTCGGCGTCCTCGTCCGGTTCACCCTGACCCGCCGCGGCCTGAGCACCAGCTCCCGGCTGCTGCTCGTCGGCGCCCTGCTGACCATCGCCTACGACCTGACCTCCGCCCTGCACGGGCGGCGGCTGGCGCTGCCGGGCGAGCCCGCGCAGGTCCTGGGGGTGTCCTGCGTCCTCGTCCTGGGCCTGGCCGCGCTGCACCCGACGATGACGCGGGCCTTCGCCGCGGAGACGTTCGCGCGGGGCCGCCGGCCCTCCGGCGCCCTGCTGGGGATGCTGCCGCTGGTGCTCGTCCCCGCCGCGACCTGGGGGGTGGCCCGGGTCAGCGGCGTCCCCGGGCTGCCGGGGTGGACGGTGCCGGTGACCGGGGCGGTCGTGGCCGGGCTGTGCCTGCTGCGCGCCGCGGCCGCGCTGCGCTCCAGCGAGCACCTCGCCGAGCACGACCCCCTGACCGACCTCGCCAACCGCCGCGGCCTGGAACGGGCCTACGACGAGCGGGACCCCGGCGTCCCGCACAGCCTGCTGCTCATCGACCTCGACGAGTTCAAGCAGGTCAACGACACCCACGGGCACGACGTCGGCGACGCCCTGCTGCGGGAGGTCCGCGACCGCCTGACCGGGGCCGCCGCCCCCTCCGGGCTGGTGGCGCGCCTGGGCGGTGACGAGTTCGTCGTGCTCGTGCCGACCGCCGACGCCGAGGCCGTCGCCCAGCGGGTGCTGAACCACCTCGAGGCCCCCGTCGTGGTGGACCACCTGGTGCTGCGGGTGGGGGCCAGCGTCGGCCTCGCCGACGACGAGTCCCCCGACGGCGGGCTCCTGCCGCTGGCCGGGCTCCTCACCCACGCCGACGTCGCCATGTACGCCGCCAAGGGCGCCGGCGGGGGGCGGGTCGCGCCGTTCCACCCCGACCTGCGCTCGGCGGTGGCCCACCGGTACACCCTCGGCGGGGAGATCCGTCAGCTGCTGGCCGGGCGGGCACCGGAGGTGAGGCACCTGGAGATCCACTACCAGCCGCTGGTGGACCTGCGCTCGGGACGGGCGGTGGGGGCGGAGGCGCTCGTCCGCTGGCGGCACCCGCTGCGGGGCCTGCTCAGCCCGGGGGAGTTCCTGGAGCTCGTCAACGACAACGACCTGGACAGCACCCTGGACACCGTGGTCCTCGACGACGTGCTCGACCAGGTGGCCCGCTGGCGCGACCAGGGCCGCGCCGTCCTGCCCGTCAGCGTCAACCTCACCCCCGACAGCCTGCGCGAGGAGGACCTGGCGGCGCGGGTGCTGGCGTCGCTGGCCCGGGCCGGGGTCCCCGCCCCCCTGCTGCACCTGGAGATCACCGAGCACGAGCGCCTGCACGAGGACGGGCCCGCCAGCCGCACCCTGGGGCTGCTGCACGAAGCGGGCGTCCACGTCCACCTCGACGACTACGGCGCCGGCTGGACGTCGCTGGACTACCTGCGCCGCTTCCCCGTGCGCCTGCTCAAGCTGGACCGCTCCGTGGTCTCCACCGTCACCGGCGACGGCGCCCCGCTGGTGGCCGGAGTGCAGGCCATGGCCGCGGCCCTGGACCTCGACGTGCTCGCCGAGGGCGTCGAGACCCCCGGGCAGCGGGACCGGCTGCTGGAGCTGGGGATCCGCTACGGCCAGGGGTACCTGTTCTCCCGGCCGCTGCCGGCCGCCGAGTACGCGGAGGGCTTCCTCCCCCCGGCGGACGCGGACGGCGCGGCGGACCCGGCGGCGGACCCGGCGGGGGCCCCGCCCGCCGGGCGGCCCCGCGCCGCGGTGAGCGCGGCGCCGTCCGCCCCCGCGGCTGGGTAG
- a CDS encoding ATP-binding protein produces MDEDVRVELPAEAGSAGRARRHLRRTLERSPAGAGVPEAVAADAEVCLSELVTNALLHAGTDLVVRVGLTPAVLRLEVSDGSPVVPQWVPRSLTASTGRGLRLITALSVARGGDVHPDGRGKTVWCELALTGRDADADPADEAAAGPGTGGVEVDAALQEEIDALLASEWSSVPDPAPDPPAPAPEGIRLLRYPLRRGVRMREHREAVLRELRLLTLTHAITDPATAARAGAVGDALAVEYAGHLKPGQVQILQALAAGRDSADLVYAVLPGHRERLERWREGDVELERLSAAIGVAVLASPADLRELMDWIVTEFARQLDGHAPRPWTGPLD; encoded by the coding sequence GTGGACGAGGACGTGCGGGTCGAACTCCCGGCGGAGGCCGGCAGCGCGGGGCGGGCCCGCCGCCACCTCCGGCGCACCCTGGAACGCTCCCCGGCCGGGGCGGGGGTCCCCGAGGCCGTCGCCGCCGACGCCGAGGTCTGCCTCAGCGAACTCGTCACCAACGCCCTGCTGCACGCGGGCACCGACCTCGTCGTCCGCGTCGGCCTCACCCCCGCCGTCCTGCGCCTGGAGGTCAGCGACGGCTCGCCGGTGGTCCCGCAGTGGGTGCCGCGCAGCCTGACCGCCTCCACCGGCCGCGGGCTCCGGCTGATCACCGCGCTGAGCGTCGCCCGCGGGGGCGACGTGCACCCCGACGGGCGCGGCAAGACCGTCTGGTGCGAGCTGGCCCTGACCGGGCGCGACGCGGACGCGGACCCGGCGGACGAGGCCGCGGCCGGGCCGGGCACGGGGGGCGTGGAGGTCGACGCGGCCCTGCAGGAGGAGATCGACGCCCTGCTGGCCAGCGAGTGGTCCTCGGTGCCCGACCCGGCCCCCGACCCCCCGGCCCCCGCGCCGGAGGGGATCCGGCTGCTGCGCTACCCGCTGCGGCGCGGGGTGCGGATGCGCGAGCACCGCGAGGCGGTGCTGCGCGAGCTCCGGCTGCTCACCCTCACCCACGCCATCACCGACCCCGCCACCGCCGCGCGCGCCGGCGCCGTGGGCGACGCGCTGGCCGTCGAGTACGCGGGGCACCTCAAACCGGGCCAGGTCCAGATCCTCCAGGCCCTCGCGGCCGGCCGGGACAGCGCGGACCTCGTCTACGCCGTGCTGCCGGGCCACCGGGAGCGGCTGGAGCGGTGGCGCGAGGGGGACGTGGAGCTGGAGCGCCTCAGCGCCGCCATCGGCGTCGCGGTCCTGGCCTCCCCCGCGGACCTGCGCGAGCTGATGGACTGGATCGTGACGGAGTTCGCCCGCCAGCTCGACGGCCACGCCCCCCGGCCCTGGACCGGCCCGCTGGACTGA
- a CDS encoding FMN-dependent NADH-azoreductase — MPHLLHLDSSADLATSRSRAVTAAFADTWRARGEEYTVTHRDLHRDPLPHFADAEQHWPAAARRPGANPPAEQDALTATLHAEVLAADVVLVGAPLYNYTVPSTLKVWLDHLHIPGVLAGEGSQPLAGRPAVVVSSRGATYDAGSPTEGWDHGVPVLRIVLGNSLGMDVHVVQTSATLADRLPEMAALKERGAAEFQAALAAARELARTL; from the coding sequence ATGCCGCACCTGTTGCACCTGGACTCCTCCGCCGACCTCGCGACGTCGCGCTCGCGGGCCGTCACCGCGGCCTTCGCCGACACCTGGAGGGCCCGGGGGGAGGAGTACACGGTCACCCACCGCGACCTGCACCGGGACCCGCTCCCCCACTTCGCCGACGCCGAGCAGCACTGGCCGGCCGCCGCGCGCCGCCCCGGCGCGAACCCGCCCGCGGAGCAGGACGCGCTCACCGCGACCCTGCACGCCGAGGTCCTCGCCGCCGACGTCGTCCTCGTGGGGGCGCCGCTCTACAACTACACGGTGCCCTCGACGCTGAAGGTGTGGCTGGACCACCTCCACATCCCCGGCGTCCTGGCCGGGGAGGGGTCGCAGCCGCTGGCCGGGCGTCCCGCCGTCGTGGTCAGCAGCCGCGGCGCGACGTACGACGCGGGCAGCCCCACCGAGGGCTGGGACCACGGGGTCCCGGTGCTGCGGATCGTCCTGGGCAACTCCCTGGGGATGGACGTCCACGTGGTGCAGACCAGCGCGACGCTGGCCGACCGGCTGCCCGAGATGGCCGCGCTGAAGGAGCGCGGCGCGGCGGAGTTCCAGGCCGCGCTGGCCGCGGCGCGCGAGCTGGCGAGGACCCTCTAG